In Paramicrobacterium humi, the genomic stretch TGCTGTCGGACGAGGCGGAGCTCGATGCCGTTGCGGAGATCTTCACGGAGGAATGGCTCGCGAGCTTCCGCAACGTCAATCGCATCGAGCTGCAGGCGGCGCTCGTGCCCCTGCTGACGCGGACAGCGCTCCGCTGGGTGGGGATCGATCCGGCGAGCGTCGATGTCGCGGCGCTCGGCGACTCGCTCTCCGCCATGATCGTCGACGCCGGCCGCTTCGGACCGGCGAACTGGGCCACGCGCCTTCGCCGCCGCCGGGTCGAGGAGTGGGCGACCGCCTACATCGAGTCGCTCCGACGGGAGCACTCGGACCAGGCCACCCCGGCTGCCGAGTTCGCCCTGGCGCGAGACCTCTCCGGAGCTCTGCTGCCCGCCGAGGTCGCCGGGATCGAGCTCATCAACGTGCTGCGGCCGACGGTCGCGATCGGGCGCTTCATCGTCTTCGCCGCGCTCGCGCTGCACCGTTCACGCGAGTGGGCCGAGAAGGTGCGCGACCAGCCGGAGCTGATCCTGCCGTTCGTGCAGGAGGTGCGACGGTTCTTCCCGTTCTTCCCCGTCATCGGCGGGCGCGCGCTCAAGCCGTTCACCTGGCGGGACACTCCGTTCGCGGCCGACGACTGGGTGGTGCTCGACCTCTACGCGACAAATCACGACGCGCAGATCTGGCGGCATCCGGAGCAATTCTCACCCGAGCGCTTCATCGACTGGGAGGGTGACCCGTACACGCTCATCCCGCAGGGTGCGGGAGAAGTCGCCACGGGGCACCGGTGTCCCGGCGAGCGCGCGACGATCCGGATCATGTGCGAGGCCGTTCGCCTGCTCACGACGCGGACGCGGTACGTCGTGCCGAGTCAGCGTCTCGAGATCAGCCTGCGCACGTTCCCCGCCGCGCCCTACAGCGGGTTCATCATGACGGGCGTGCGCTCAGCCTGACCGGTCTCAGACCTCTCCGTTGCGCACTCCGGGTGACGGCCTGCCGGTCGGGGCGGGAGCGTCCTTCGTCTCGGGGATGAGGCGAAGTCCGGGGCCGCTGTTCGCCGTCATGAACATCTCGTCGATCCAGCGACGGTTCAGCTCGGGCGCCACGGGCTCGTCGAACTTGAAGTACAGCGGAATCGAGGGATGCAGCCACACGCTGCTCCGGCCATCCCCCACCTCAGGGTCGTCCTGCCAGTTGAAGAGGAAGCTCTCCCCCTGCCGGAGCTTCGTCGTGATGACGATCTTCAGGTGAGCGAGGACGCGCTCCTCGAACTCGATCTCAATTCCATTCGCGCCATAGAAAAGCTTGGCCACGCTTGCCCCCTTCGAGGTGCCCGATCAGCCTTGTGGCTGATAATTCCTGTTGTCCCATATTGAACGCGATTTCACAATTAGCCGCGCCCGTACGGCACCCGCAGATACGGATGCCGCCACGATCCGATCGCCTAGACGCCGGCGCCGACGCCTTCTTCATCGGCGTCGGACTTCTCTCCGCGCTTTATCGCTTCTGCTTCGGCCTCCGGGATGAGCACGAGACCGCGCACCGTGTGCGAGAGATCCGCCATGACCTCGAGCCAGATGCGATTGAGAGTGGCCGGGCGGCTGCCGAAGAATCGGAACTGCAGCGGGATGCTCGGGGAGACCCAGAGGGACACTCGACCCGAGCCCGCTTCTGGCTCGTTCACCCAATTGAGAAAGAAGCTCTCCTGTCGACGGAGCTTCGACCCGATGACGACCTTGAGATGCGCGAGCGCACGATCATCAATCTCGTACTCGCTCGCGTTGCCGTAGATCAGATATCCCATGGAGCAATCATGCCCCGAGATACGCCTTTGAATGTAACTGTGTCCACCCCCTAGTCCAACCGCGCAGGTACCGCATAAGATAGATGGTTTCGATATCCCGTTCGGGTGACAGAACTGAGCACACCTCGCGAAAGCTATGCCGGCGGCAGGTCGGAGGAGTACCGCGTGAAGCCGTCCCGCAGTTCGACGCGGTGCGGCGTGATGCGCTTCACGTCCTTCCAGAGGACGACGAACGTTCCGCGGTGCCGCCAGGTGATGTAGGCGGCGATCGCGCGCGGACCGTTCATATTCAGGCGCTCGTAGCCGCGATACGACGCCCCGGAACGCGGCCCCACGACGAGTCCGACGAGCTCGGCTCCCGCGATGTGCCGGCCGGGCGGCCCCGTCAGGGCGAAGCGAGCGTCGACCACGCGGCCGAGCCTCTCGCCGGCGGCATCCACCACCTCAAGCCTCTCGAGGTCACTCAGGATCATGGCGGCCTCCCGGTATGTGGCCGATCACGTGGTCGCGCATCCAGCGCTCCGTCCAGGTGATGTCCATGTCGTCGCCGTACGTGTCGATGTGGATGACCGTTCCGATCTCGGTGACGCTCTCCCACGGAATGCGGTGAAAGCGAGACTCCGGCGGGCGACCGCCGAACATGCGCGTCGCGAGCACCGGGCCGTCGAGCAGAGCCACGATTCGCGGAGGCGGGGCGCTCGCATCGACGTCCGCGTCGAATTCGACGCCTTCGAGCTGGATGTCGGCCACCGTGCAGACGGATCGCCCGTCGGCATCCGCCACCTGGTGATCGCTGATCTCCACGATCGCGTCGAAGACGCGCCCGCCGAGCGCGGGCAGTGTGGGCAGGTTGTCGTCGGCCATCAGGCTTCCCCCATTCCGGAGACGATCATGAGCGGGATCGCCGCGATCGCCGCGACGAGGATGATCACAAGGAAGATCGTGCCGAGCACGTTCGTCACGCGCCCGTTCACATGCTCGCCCATGTACTGGGGGTCGTTCGAGACGATCAGGATCGGGATGTACGTGAGCGGAAGCGCGATCGCCGAGAAGACGACGGAGAACTCGGTGACGGTGATCGGGTCGACTCCCGTGAAGAGCACGCCGAGGCCGACGATGAGGCACACGATCATGACCATGTGGAAGCGCGCCGCCTTGGCCGGGCGCTGGGACTTGCCCCACGTCCAGCCGAAGAACTGGGCGATGGTGTAGCCGCTCGAGAGCGTCGTCTCGAGCGCCGCGCCGAACGTCGCGGCGACGATTCCGACGAGGACGATCGCGAGAGCGAGAGTGCCGCCCGCCTGCACGACCGGCAGCACCATTTGCGAGAGCGACGTGACCTCGACGTGCTTCGGCAGCAGCACGATCGTCGCGCAGATCGCGATGGCGATCGAGAGCAGGCCGCCGAGCGGGAAGCCGACGAAGACGTTCATCTTCGACGTCGAGAGGTCCTTGACGGTCCACTTCTCCTCGACGGCGCCCGATGAGAAGAAGAACACTTCGTACGGCGTCATCGCGGCCCCGAACAGGGCGACGGCGAAGTACCAGTACGAGAAGGGGTTCTCGCCGGCCGGAACGGCCGGGACGGCCATCGTCGCGAGCTCCTTCCAGTCCGGGCCGAGCAGGAACACGGCGACGGCGAAGACGATGAGGCACAGTCCGACGAAGCCGGCGACGTTCTCCATGACGGTGAACTTGACGCGCCAGATGACGAGCCAGACCGCGAACGCCGCGACGGGGAACCACAGCGTGGGCGACACCGAGCTCGCGAGGTACAGCGCGAGGGCGACGCCGCCGACTTCGGCCGTCAGGGTCATGAGGTTGATCATGAACGAGGCGGCGAGGTTCGCGAGGGCGGGGCGCGGTCCCAGGCGTTCGCGGATGATCTCGAACGTCGCCCGCCCGCTCACGGCCGCGACCTTGCCCGACATGTTCGCGAAGACGCAGATGCCCACGATGCCGACGATGACGACCCACACGAGCGAGGTGCCGAAGCGCGCGCCGACGACAGCGTTCGTGACGAGGTCGCCGATGTCGACGAACCCGCCGATGGCGGTGAGAATGCCGAGGGCGATCGAGAGGAGCTTCTTCACGGCGACTCCCCCACCCGGTGCAGGGCGGCGTCGATGGACGTCGAGGCACTCGAGAGAGCTCGCTTCTGCGCGCCGATCGAGGCGTCCGGATGCTGCGACAGAGTCGCGTGCGCGGAGGCCACGGCGTCGGCGGCATCCCTCACCGCTTCGACCGCCTCCCGGTACACGGCGTGGTCGGCGCCCTTCCCGGAGGCCGCGATCGAGGTCTCGGCGTCGCGCAGGTCTCGCGTCATGTCACCGAGCAGCCCCGTGAGCGCCGGCCAGGTGAGCTTGCCGTCGGCGTAGAGGTCGAGTCCGAGAGTGCTCGAGTTCACCGACGAGCGCGCCGACTCGAGCGGGGACCGCA encodes the following:
- a CDS encoding cytochrome P450, producing MSPKGTATAFPRAELDATAALLRDGYAFGTRRFDRLRTDVFTTRLLGRSATVVRGADAAEMFYGDDRFGRERSMPASVVALLQDEGSVQSLTGAEHHHRKSLFVRLLSDEAELDAVAEIFTEEWLASFRNVNRIELQAALVPLLTRTALRWVGIDPASVDVAALGDSLSAMIVDAGRFGPANWATRLRRRRVEEWATAYIESLRREHSDQATPAAEFALARDLSGALLPAEVAGIELINVLRPTVAIGRFIVFAALALHRSREWAEKVRDQPELILPFVQEVRRFFPFFPVIGGRALKPFTWRDTPFAADDWVVLDLYATNHDAQIWRHPEQFSPERFIDWEGDPYTLIPQGAGEVATGHRCPGERATIRIMCEAVRLLTTRTRYVVPSQRLEISLRTFPAAPYSGFIMTGVRSA
- a CDS encoding PRC-barrel domain-containing protein; its protein translation is MILSDLERLEVVDAAGERLGRVVDARFALTGPPGRHIAGAELVGLVVGPRSGASYRGYERLNMNGPRAIAAYITWRHRGTFVVLWKDVKRITPHRVELRDGFTRYSSDLPPA
- a CDS encoding NRAMP family divalent metal transporter, which codes for MKKLLSIALGILTAIGGFVDIGDLVTNAVVGARFGTSLVWVVIVGIVGICVFANMSGKVAAVSGRATFEIIRERLGPRPALANLAASFMINLMTLTAEVGGVALALYLASSVSPTLWFPVAAFAVWLVIWRVKFTVMENVAGFVGLCLIVFAVAVFLLGPDWKELATMAVPAVPAGENPFSYWYFAVALFGAAMTPYEVFFFSSGAVEEKWTVKDLSTSKMNVFVGFPLGGLLSIAIAICATIVLLPKHVEVTSLSQMVLPVVQAGGTLALAIVLVGIVAATFGAALETTLSSGYTIAQFFGWTWGKSQRPAKAARFHMVMIVCLIVGLGVLFTGVDPITVTEFSVVFSAIALPLTYIPILIVSNDPQYMGEHVNGRVTNVLGTIFLVIILVAAIAAIPLMIVSGMGEA